The DNA sequence CGACGTACAATGAAACGTTGTAGTCGATGGTATAACGCGGAAAGCACTGAAAAACGAAGCAAGGTGCGCTGGGACAGCCAGCACCACCCCCGTCTGCGCACCCCCGAAACCGCAACGCGACTACGGCTACTCTGCACTGCGCAACGACCCCTCTGATCAGACGTCTACCCCTTCTACGTAATCCTGCGAAAGTCGTCAGGAAGGTGTCGAGCGGGATTTACGCGGGCAACGATTACTGGCGCCAGTAATCAGTCTTTGACACCGCTTTACTGGCACCGGGATCCTCCACAAACACACTGGACCCTCTAGAGAACAGCGGACCTTTCGACACTGATTTCTCATTGGATctgaaatattggaaaatgttaGGATACGAAAGGTCGCGGTTTTTGTATAGATGAGATTGAATTCATAGAAATTGTGGAATCTGGAAAACTCGGAGAAGGAAATCGTGGAGCTTGTAGAATTCGTAGAGCTTGAAGgaatttgtgaaaaattcgGGCCGCCTTTTGTGAACTTGGATCAGCTTAAAAGGGCCCTGTTTAGGTCCGTTTGGTCCAGTGTGTCTAGGGAAAAATTCTAGTTCGTTTATGAAGGATTAATTAACTCACGTTATTCGTTGTTGCGTTCCTGTGCTCGCATTCGATGGGCCCGCAAGTGTGCGTACGTCCAACGACGATGTCGTCGGATGTCCTCGAGAACAATACTCGCTTTGTCTCTCCTCAGCGGCTGCTATCAGACTGATCGTTGAAACGGATCGTCAGGATACTAATATTCAGGGGCATAGATATATGAACCCGTGGTCCAGATGCGTTACACCGGGGAGACTCTAAATCACGTGATGCGTCGcatgtttataattatgtaaCATATAACCGCCCGCTGCAAAATAGATCGGATTAATGACTCGTCGTTGAGCTAGGACAATCCAACAGAGCTGCGCATTCTACGAAACGCGATTTTAACACCTTGTACCGCGGAATATTTGCGAGCGATATTGATATAATACAATGAGATATTTAACTGAATTTTCGTTATTCGGAAAATTCAGTGACGAGtttctttattcttattaaaatatttaagataAATGATAGAAATATGCTGTATATTAATACGTATTTGCTAATTATGTGTATCTTTTCTTtgtacgtaaaaataaatagaggTCGCAACAATTAAATTGTGTTAGGTACTTAAATCGAGTATCTGCTAAACTATTTGCAATTGTAAGTACGAGAGGCGTTGATATTATTATCGGGTGCGAGAGAGAAGAACAACCCCCATATAGGCTTCACCAAGATTTATTTTACCTCGACAACCATCGATACTGTCAATTACGGTTCGTTTATCCACGGTGTACCCATCGACttgagaatcatttttattattctataggTCACGTAGTCTTTCGTTCTCGTTCTTCATGCACCTCTAACCTGACCCTATCGACGTGTGATCATGCAATGTAAACACAAACACCGCGATCGACCGTGGTTGCCTCGTGAAATTTGAATGGCTGCTCAGACTAAGCTCTTAGAACGAAGTACAAAAGCATTTTCGTACTCTTGTCGGTGTAATTTTGACACTAACCTAATTTGACACTAACCCAGTCATCGACGATATTACTTCCTTtcgttatataaaatataattatatattcatttacttttaGCAAATTGTATGGTCCAAACTTGTTAATATTAGcgtcaaaataatcattacaTCGCCAGCAGATAAACTATATCGAGAAATTAAGCACGAGTGCCTTGTTCctcaagaatttcattataaaatagattattattatgataaaaaaataataatagattataTCACATAAAATTCTGTCCTCTCGTATCATAATTAAAGCAAAGAGTAATGCCCAGACGTGTCGATAACTGGGACACTTATCTTACGAGATAATAAAACCAATCGAGATCAAAATAGCTAAAATACGTTGCTTAAGTCTAACGTTTAGGGGATCCATTCAACTTCGTTCGTCTCGTAATCCCTGGTAATGGCAGCTCTGGTGTGCTCTTCCGGTTTGCTGGTGGTCTTCTCTTCGGTTCCTCTCAGCTTGTGGTAAACCTTGCTCCCCGTGGAGGCCACCCATTGGACCCCGTCGCCGAGTTTCTCGCCAGCCTTGCGCACCACGTTGCCAAAGTTCTCAGCGGTGAACGTGCTCGGGTCCACGTTGATGTCCAGGGTGTTGTTGCCTTTCGGGCATCCGTTCTGAACGATGATGCTCAGGTCGTAAGGGTCGACGCCGAAGAGGCTTAATTTCGAACGTATCATGTCCACGTAGCTCTTGTCCAGCTCGGGGCGTCGGGAGAGGATAGTCGCGCTCTGACGGTGGGCGAACGCCAGCTTCTGACAAGTGAAGATGCCCGCGTAGTTCTCGTAATCGGTGGCGAAGATCACGTGGGACGCAGTTCCAGCTACGCCTGAAGATAAATTGCCtagattaatttctttggcaCAGTTACAGTGGCCGTAGAATGTACTCGTACACtcatcaatttcccaaaaaacttttgcatgaacttgtagtttcttaacttcttttttttttgtaatcaatgatattttacatattctcggaaatctctaagatatagtccaaacgatatttactagttaatataatttgtgaagttaacaaaaagaatgcgaaaagtgggtaaaagaatagaagcaataagtacttgtacgattcttatgactagaccgcggatctatatgcaaaataaaatcttcgcgaacgtgcctacaaagatcgaacctaaataggaatttattttattctgcaaatattacaacgtgaactttactttcaatcttttttatattcttgcgtattgtttgcattttgtaggttcttgcacattcaaatttcctgtaaatggATAAAGATCCGCAGCCTACTTATGGCGAACCATtatacagtagagtttgtaacgtaaacatgttagtttattgctccgtacgaattagaaaaaatcaaatttccagtaaagtacttttaaaaatggctttaatagagaaattgaagaagatcccacttcgaatacctaataatttcacaacttacataaatagctattctttttgtactctatctattctagagatttcggAGAATATAATAGACTGTCAtcgtttatcaaaaataagttaataaattacaattgtacatagatttttcagaaattggtcggtgtacgaatactttctacgcccactgtaGCTAGTTTGTGCGTGATTTATACAAGACTGAAACCCCCCCGCCCCCGAGAGCAGCCTGCAATTGACTCAAAATTGAACGAACGACGAATTAATTGCTGGTGCGTATATGATTGCAGAAGTTCTCCCCTACGTGACCTGACGTCGAGAAGATCGCAGTCGAGCTTAATTTATTTGCATCTAATCACAGCACGACTTTATCGCGATACTTACTGAGAGGAAAACGAACTTGCATTCGGCCTGGCGTGCTCGGTTCCGGAACGGACAATTCACCGGTGTAATGATACTCGTGCTTCAATGGTGTAAGACCTGAGAACATATACATAGCTCTATTACGGATAATTCATCCCACTTGCCAGACAGTTATCCTATTGACATGCTTTTATGAGTACCGATGGGACCCAACGTTCTCCTGCATTCTccttcattaatttaaaagcttCCAGTAATATATACAACGTCGCGAACGCGATCACAAAAGAAAACCTTGTCGTCCATTGTTCGGGATCTTTGAAAACAACACGTTACATTCCgtgattttattcttttaagcTTCTACGGGAAGGAggctaaaaaaaattcttcttagGGACTGTCTGTCGTCTccttgtttaattattttttcaagggacttttttttagaccttACCTAGTACCGGGTGATCAGAATCTTGCGTTATCACGTACTCGCCCGGCTCCTCGCCGCGAGTGTAATTGTACGTGATGCATTTGCTGGCCGTGGACGTCTTCTGGATCACGTACCATATACCTAGGAACTGGAATACATCAAATAAACGagcaatttaaatacatacaagACGTTTTGCTGAATGTCTGATCTTCTTCGTTTTCAACTTACTCTATTCATTTGGAATCCTTGCATTGGCTCCACAATGGGGCAGGCGCCCATGTGGTAAGTGTGGGCTTTCGCGAAGACGACGCATCCCACCAGTAATAGTAAAGAAGATAAAGTCTTCATCTGAAAACAAAATGCCGATAGTACGTGGATCCAATCGAACACGAAATTACTTCGTACATCTACGTTATCGTTTAGATAATACCAGTTTCCGAGAATAGCGGGAAACCCTAACGCGCGATCTGcatatcaatattttgtaagTCCACCACGAAAATGAAACATTGCAACACTTTAGCTCCAATTTCCtcatctttatttaaaaatgtttagacGTGATATCATCGTTGTTtactagaaaataatttactcgtTACAATATTCAACAATATTCGTTACAATGCTTCCGTATACGTTGAtgaattaacaaattattgaaattataaattaatttgaatatttttatatagatatCGAGTAAGTAACTTAGTATTTATCTTGCGCAGTTCCTTTATACATAGAGTTCGTATAATAGCATGATTCATTCCTGCTGGATTTCAgataatgaacaaaaaattctatCGGATATCTGGTAATTATTATCCCACTGCTCCACCGAATGAAACAACTCGAAGCATATACAAGATTAAAGTCAACCTCGACGACCTCGGTTCTTGCCTCGTGAAGGCTTCTATATTTACAGAGTAAGACTCAGCTTTCACGCGTTTACCATAAACGAATCGTGGACTATACGCCGTGTGTCACCGCGACGTTAATTAACATAGCGGAAGATGTGGAACCACTTACGCATGGGGCACTTTGCAATCTACATTTATGTAACTAAATAACGGGTTAAGTGCTCCGTGTGTGCGTAATGAGGAAGCCGTTATCCGTAACTAAAACCTTCTATACCAAGTTTCGTATCAAAACAggaatttctttcataaactgagaagaaaaaagtacaaaagaaGTATGTGACTTTCCCTCGACTTCTTTAATTTCACTACTAAACATGTTTCATACTACTTAATACGTTTTCTCAAAAATACTTTGTCGTCTCCGAAATCTATTTATTCGGTGCTAGCTTACGAATAgatacaattaattgaaatggTGCTTTGAAGAAGTCACTTTTGATCGCGAGTTGAAGTATATACGCCGGCGTTAAGTACTTATTGAAGTCGATGACTTCTTCGAGTAATGCAGATTCGCGCAAAACGCATAAATGAATGGAAATACAGTGTACGATATTAAAACGTTTCGCGTTTGAAGCGTCAAAGAAAGTTTACTCACGGCGAAGTGATGTTGTCAGACTCTGAACTGGTACTGTAAACACTAGACTGAATGGAGGATTTTATGAGAGGTGCCCCACTCTAAATCCAATTGCGGGTCACGCACGCTTTGAATGAACTTATACAGCTCCGATCAAACACGTTATCCCCAAAGAATCTAACGAAATTGACTCACCTTTTCTATTGTCTCCTGCTAAACtctatttcttctttcaaacTATTAAAACATTAAGCGACTCAcggaacaataaaaaaaaaaaaaaaacgcagtATTAGtcatttgttacaattttctcACAGTACTTGAATTAAGCTAAAGAAAcagaacgaaataaaagatcgtagttttatatttttctttctaattgaAGTATTGA is a window from the Hylaeus volcanicus isolate JK05 chromosome 7, UHH_iyHylVolc1.0_haploid, whole genome shotgun sequence genome containing:
- the LOC128880113 gene encoding apolipoprotein D-like, translated to MKTLSSLLLLVGCVVFAKAHTYHMGACPIVEPMQGFQMNRFLGIWYVIQKTSTASKCITYNYTRGEEPGEYVITQDSDHPVLGLTPLKHEYHYTGELSVPEPSTPGRMQVRFPLSVAGTASHVIFATDYENYAGIFTCQKLAFAHRQSATILSRRPELDKSYVDMIRSKLSLFGVDPYDLSIIVQNGCPKGNNTLDINVDPSTFTAENFGNVVRKAGEKLGDGVQWVASTGSKVYHKLRGTEEKTTSKPEEHTRAAITRDYETNEVEWIP